Genomic DNA from Mycolicibacterium helvum:
GTGCCGAGCCGGATCTTGGACTTGGTTTCGGCCATGTCCTCGGGTGCGTCGTAGCCGATATTGCTATGGCGACCCTGCGCTTTGGCCCAGCCCTTGAACTCACCGAACTTGTTGAACTCGGGATGGGTGGTGAAGACGTGGTACGTCTCGTTGAACGCCTCGAGGGCGACCTTCCAGTTGCAGTCGAAGTGCACCCATTTGCGCCACTTGCAGCGCATGTTCTCCAGCCCGAACGGATCAAGGATCTTCGCTGCCGGAAACAGGTAGTCGGCCAGCGGTTCGCAGTCGGGATCCATATTGATCCACAACCAGCCGCCCCAGGCGTCGACGTTCACCGACCGGAGCCGGGTACTCGCCGGATTCAGCGCACCCTGCCAGTCGGCTTCCTCGCGAATGTGCGTACATGCGCCGTCCAGACCATAGGACCAGCCGTGGAACCCGCAGACGAACGACTTACGGGCCCGGCCGACAGCCTGTTTCGCGCCGGGCGGGGTGTCGACGAGCCGGCGACCCCGGTGCATACAGACGTTGTGGTGCGCGGCAAAGGTGTCCGCGCCCGTCCGCACAACAATGATCGAGTCATCGAGGATGTCGTAGGTCAGATAGCTGCCGACCTCGGGCAGTTCCTCGACCCGGCCGACCTGCTGCCAGACCTTGCGCCACAACTTGTCGCGTTCGGCACGGGCGTACTCCGGCGAGATGTACGCCTCCACACCGATGGTCATCGGCTCCGCGAGCTCTTCGGCACTCTCCAGTTCGCCCATCACCAACTCCTCTCAGGGCCTGCTGATTTCGTTGCGGAAGTCGTCGTCTTTGAGGAACAGTGATGTGTTGTCCGCACCGACGTGACTCCAGCGCAGATCCAGACCCCCGTCGACGAGCAAGGTTTGGCCGGTGATGTAGCTCGAGAGATCCGACAACAGGAACAGGATCGCGCCGGCCTGTTCCGCGGGACGGCCGCGGCGCCCCATCGCGATGGCGGCCTTGTCCCGATCGGGTTCGGAGTCGACGTAGGCGCGTGACGCCGCGGTCTCGGTGACGCCGGGTGCGACGGCGTTGACCCGGATACCGTCGAGCGCGAGCTCCAGCGCCATGGTTCGGGTGGCCGCCACGATCGCCGCCTTGGCGGTGCCATAGGCGATGTGGAACGGCGCAGTGTTCATCCCGCTGATCGACGAGACCGACACGATGGCCCCCGGACCGCCGGCCGAGCGGATCTCGGCGGCTATCGCCTGGCTCATGAAGAACATGGTCTCGAGGTTGGCGGTGAACAGCTCACGCCAATCGGCGCGCCTGACCCGGGTGGCCGGCATCCACGTCGCGGGCGCCGCACCGCCGGCGATGTTGACCAGTCCGTACAGCCGCCCCTCGGTGCGGCGCACCGTGTCGAGAACTGCGGCGATCCCGGCATCGGTGGCGGCATCCGCGGCGACCGGCACGATCGGCAGCCCACCGTCGATCAGCGGGCCGACATGGTGGTCGAGGTTGTCCTGCGAGCGACTGACCGCGACGACGGTGGCGCCGGCCCGGGCCGCCATCTCGGTCACGGTTGTTCCGATGCCGCCGCCTCCGGCGCCCGACACCACCACGATGCGGCCGTCGAGCCTCAGGAGATCGGTCATACCCTGCTTTCGTTCACCGTTTTGTCCGGACAAATATCATGCCTCTACTGAATGGAGAATATGATTCCGCAGCAGTTATAGCACCGTCAAGGGGTGTCGCCAGATCATCTGAGGCTATTGTCTGGACTTAATCTGGTTGGTACGGTCACGCCAATGACATCGCAGCAGGATGGGCGCTTCCCGCTCGCCCGGCCGCCGGTCCTCGCCGAGGGATGGCGGATCGCCCACCGCACCGCGCCCAGCCGATTGTTCGGCGCCAATGGTCTGCGCACCGGCCCCGACGGCCGGGTGTACATCGCCCAGGTCACCGGCAGCCAGATCAGCGCACTCGACGTCGGCACCGGTTCGGTCGACACCGTCAGCGCGAAGGGCGGCGACATCATCGCCCCGGACGACGTCGCGTTCGACGACGCCGGAAACCTCTACGCGACCGAGGTGATGGACGGCCGGGTCAGCGTCCGTGCCGCCGACGGGACCACGCGGGTACTTCGCGATGACCTGCCGTGCGCCAACGGCATCACCGTGCATCGCGGCCGGTTGTTCGTCGGCGAGTGCCGCGACGGCGGCCGGCTACTGGAGCTGGATCCTGCCGGCGGCCAGACGCGCATTCTGCTGGAGAACGTGCCCTCTCCCAACGCCATGGAGGTCGGCCCGGACGGGCTGCTGTATTTCCCGGTCATGGGGGCCAACGAGATCTGGCGCATCGATCCCGACGGCGGCAGTCCGGAAATTGTGGCGACGGGTCTCGGTGTACCCGATGCGGTCAAATTCGATGCGCACGGCTTCCTCGTCTCCACTCAGGTGCACAGCGGTCAGGTGCTGCGAATCAACCCCCGCAACGGGGAGCAGACCGTGTTGGCCAATCTCAATCCGGGACTGGACAACCTGACGTTCATAAAGGGGAGGCTGTTCGTCTCGAACTTCACCGGCGAGATCACCGAGGTCCTTGACGGCCTGCAGACCCGCGCGGCGCTCCCGGGCGGGCTGAACTGGCCACTGGATCTCACGGTCGGACCCGACGGTGAGCTGTACATCGCCGACGGCACGTACTTCTACCTGCTGCGCGCCGACGGCACCCTGCACACCCTCGGCATGCTGTTCAGCCCCGGCTACCCCGGCTTCGTGCGCGGCGTGGCCGCCGCCGGCCCGGGCGAGTTCGTGGTGACGACCTCGGGGGGGCAGGTGGCGCTATTCCGCCCGGCCGACGGCGAAAGTGATGTCCTGGCAGACGGATTGGACCAGCTCTATGGCGTCGCGCTCGGCCCGCGCGGGATCGTGGCTGTCGAACAGGGCACCGGGCGGCTCCTGTCCGTGGACGACGGCCGCACCGAGGTGCTGGCCACCGGCCTGGACACCCCTGTGGGGGTGGCCATCGGACCCGACAGCAACCCGCTGGTCAGCGAGCGCGGCCGAGTAGTCAGGGTGAACGGAGCCGGCACAGAGCCGGTGGTCGACGGATTATGTTGCCCGCAGGGAATTCTGGTCTCCGGCGACCGGCTCTACATCGTCGACGCGGACGCCAAGTCGCTGATCGAGGTGGATCTCGCCAGTGGAGTCCGCACCACCATCGCCAACGGTCTGCCGGTCGGCGCGCCACCCGGGGTTACCCCCAAGCCACTGCGCGGCATGCCGCCATTCTCGGGACCCCAGGGCCCGTTCGCGGGGATCGCCGCCGGGCCCGACGGCACCCTGTACGTCTCGGCGGATTCCGACGGCAGTGTGCTGGCCTTCCAGCGGACGGACTGAGATGACCCACACCGAGTCCGCGGATCACCGCTATATCCAGGTGGCCCGCACCCTGCGCAAGGAGATCGTCGACGGCGTCTACCCCGTCGGGTCACAGCTTCCCACCGAACACGAACTGTGCGAGCGGTTTTCGGTGAGCCGCTACACGGTTCGCGAGGCCCTACGCCGCCTGCGCGAGGACAACCTGGTGTCGTCACGGCCCCGGGCGGGCACGATGGTGGTACCGCGGCCGTCGTCGCACGCCTACGTCCAGGACGTCGTATCGATCAACGACCTGTTGGCCTTCGCCACGGGTGCGCGATTCGCCATCGAATCGATCACCATGGTCACAGTCGATGACGAGCTGGCGCAGCGCAGCGGGCTCACACCCGGTGAACAATGGCTGGCGGTGCGCGGATTCCGCCGAGCCGAGGGTGCCGACGCCCCGGTTTGCCGAACCGAGTACTACATCAACCGTGCATTCGCGGCGGTGGGCCGGATGCTGCAGAACCACACCGGACCGATCTTCCCCCTCATCGAGGATCTGTTCGGGATCAGCATCGTCGAAGTACGCCAGGAGATCTCGGCCGTCCAGGTGGAGGTTGAGCTGGCGGACGCGCTCAAGGTCGAACCGGGCACGCCCGCGCTGGAGATGCAGCGCACATACACGACATCCGACGGCGAGATCGCCCAGGTGACGGTGAACACGCACCCCGGCGCCCGGTTCCGCCATTCGATGACGATGCGACGGGTGAAGGGCTAGCCGGGCGTGCGCACCGCACGGCGGGATTCCGCGTTGGCCGCACAGGCCTACGCCAGCGGATTGTGGGTGAGCCAGACCCTTGCCGACGCATTGGCCGCCGCCGCGCGGGACACCCCAGATCGGGAGGTCCTCATCGACGGTCCGGTGCGCCTGGACTGCGCAACGTTGCACACCCGGGTCACCGAGCTGGCCGGCGCGATGTCAGCCCGCATGACCGCTGGCAGCGTGGTGTCGTTCATGCTGCCCAACTGGCACGAGGCCGCGATCGTCTATCACGCCGCGACACTGGCGGGCATGGTGGCCAATCCGATCCTGCCGTCGCTGCGCGACCACGAGCTGGCCTTCATCCTGGCCGATGCCGACGTCCGGATGATCGTCATCCCCGCGGAGTTCGGCGGCCATGACTACGCGGCGATGCTGCAGCGGGTCACCGCGGCGATGCCGGCGCCGCCCACCGTCGTGGTGGTGCGTGGCGAGCCGCACCCGGGGCAGGTCGCGTTCGACTCGCTCGACTCAGAGCAGCTCACACCGCCGGTGCTCGATCCCGACGCGGTCCGGATGATTCTCTACACCTCCGGGACCACAGGTCGACCGAAAGGTGTTTTACACAGCCACAATTCGATCCACGCACTGATCCGGCAGCTCGGTGAGCACTGGCGGGTCACGCCAGGATCAGTGTCACTGGTGCCCTCCCCCATCGCGCACATCGGCGGTTCGATCTATGCCTTCGAATTCCCGATCCTGCTGAGCACGACCGCGGTACTGATGGATAGCTGGGATCCCGACGCCGCGGTCGCGTTGATGGTCGGTGAGCGGTGCACACACATGGCCGGCGCGACGCCGTTCCTGCAGCATCTTCTCTCCGCCGCCGAGCACGCCGGCACCCGACTCCCATACCTCAAGGTGTTCATCTGCGGCGGCGCCTCGGTGCGGCCGGCGCTGATCCGCAGTGCCGCTGACTATTTCGACAATGCCGTCATCACCCGCGTGTATGGCTCCACCGAAGTCCCCGTCATCACCGTCGGCGCTCTGGGTGATCTCGACCATGCCGCCGACACCGACGGGCGGCCCGGGATCGCCAACGTCGTGATCGCCGGGTCCGGCGGCGCCGGCGAAATCCGAGCCCGCGGACCACAGATGCTGCTGGGCTACCTCCATCCCGAGGACGAGGCCGACGCGTTCGACGCCGACGGTTATTTCCGCACCGGCGATCTCGGCCATTGGGTGGACGGTCATCATCTCGTCGTCACCGGACGGGCCAAGGACATCGTGATCCGAAACGGGGAGAACATCGCGCCCAAGGAGGTCGAGGACGTGCTGCTCGGCCACCCCGGCATTCGTGAGATCGCGATCGTGGGGGTTCCTGATCCCCGCACCGGGGAGCGGGCGTGCGCAGTGGTGGTCGCCGACCGTTTACCGGAGCCCGACGTCACCGATCTACGGGACTTCCTGCAGGCCACCGGTGTCGCGAAATTCAAGTGGCCCGAAGAGGTTGTCGTCTGGGATTCGTTGCCCAAGAACGATGCTGGCAAGGTACTCAAGCATCAGATCCGAGCAAGGTTGGTCGAGACGGATGGGTGATATGCAGGTAGCGGTGGTCACCGGCGCGAGCAGCGGAATCGGGTACGCCTGCGCCACACAACTCGCCGAGATGGGGATGGCCGTGGTCGGCACCGGACGCGACCCCGACCGCCTGACCGCACTGGCCGACGCGATCGGCGATCCCGACCGGGTCGCCACGCTCGCCGTCGACCTCACCGACGTCGACGCCCCGCGACGGATCGTCGACCTTGCGGTGTCCCGCTGGGGCCACATCGACTTTCTCGTGAACAACGCCGGGGTCGGCAGCCCCAAGCCGCTGCACGAGACCGACGACGAGACACTGGATTACTTCCTCGGTGTGATGCTGCGCGCCCCATTCCGACTGGCCCGCGACGTGATTCCACACATGCAGCCGGGTTCGGCGATCATCAACGTCACCTCGACCTTCGCTGTGGTCGGCGGACTGCGCGGCGGGGCCT
This window encodes:
- a CDS encoding aromatic ring-hydroxylating oxygenase subunit alpha → MGELESAEELAEPMTIGVEAYISPEYARAERDKLWRKVWQQVGRVEELPEVGSYLTYDILDDSIIVVRTGADTFAAHHNVCMHRGRRLVDTPPGAKQAVGRARKSFVCGFHGWSYGLDGACTHIREEADWQGALNPASTRLRSVNVDAWGGWLWINMDPDCEPLADYLFPAAKILDPFGLENMRCKWRKWVHFDCNWKVALEAFNETYHVFTTHPEFNKFGEFKGWAKAQGRHSNIGYDAPEDMAETKSKIRLGTGDPRTSTAEMQVYTMEETNATTTQTLVNAALRLVDELPEDTPADKVLEHWLASARRDDAARGVVWPTIPADILGQSGTAWQLFPNFQIGQGLTSALCYGARPDPGYDPDKCIFEVSVFELYPKGTEPQADWEYTPVGDPRWRSVLPQDFSNMAAVQQGMKSFGFPGTQPNPYRERSTVNLHYQLSKYMGTGEPRALAKENDR
- a CDS encoding SMP-30/gluconolactonase/LRE family protein, producing the protein MTSQQDGRFPLARPPVLAEGWRIAHRTAPSRLFGANGLRTGPDGRVYIAQVTGSQISALDVGTGSVDTVSAKGGDIIAPDDVAFDDAGNLYATEVMDGRVSVRAADGTTRVLRDDLPCANGITVHRGRLFVGECRDGGRLLELDPAGGQTRILLENVPSPNAMEVGPDGLLYFPVMGANEIWRIDPDGGSPEIVATGLGVPDAVKFDAHGFLVSTQVHSGQVLRINPRNGEQTVLANLNPGLDNLTFIKGRLFVSNFTGEITEVLDGLQTRAALPGGLNWPLDLTVGPDGELYIADGTYFYLLRADGTLHTLGMLFSPGYPGFVRGVAAAGPGEFVVTTSGGQVALFRPADGESDVLADGLDQLYGVALGPRGIVAVEQGTGRLLSVDDGRTEVLATGLDTPVGVAIGPDSNPLVSERGRVVRVNGAGTEPVVDGLCCPQGILVSGDRLYIVDADAKSLIEVDLASGVRTTIANGLPVGAPPGVTPKPLRGMPPFSGPQGPFAGIAAGPDGTLYVSADSDGSVLAFQRTD
- a CDS encoding SDR family NAD(P)-dependent oxidoreductase, with protein sequence MTDLLRLDGRIVVVSGAGGGGIGTTVTEMAARAGATVVAVSRSQDNLDHHVGPLIDGGLPIVPVAADAATDAGIAAVLDTVRRTEGRLYGLVNIAGGAAPATWMPATRVRRADWRELFTANLETMFFMSQAIAAEIRSAGGPGAIVSVSSISGMNTAPFHIAYGTAKAAIVAATRTMALELALDGIRVNAVAPGVTETAASRAYVDSEPDRDKAAIAMGRRGRPAEQAGAILFLLSDLSSYITGQTLLVDGGLDLRWSHVGADNTSLFLKDDDFRNEISRP
- a CDS encoding SDR family NAD(P)-dependent oxidoreductase, with translation MGDMQVAVVTGASSGIGYACATQLAEMGMAVVGTGRDPDRLTALADAIGDPDRVATLAVDLTDVDAPRRIVDLAVSRWGHIDFLVNNAGVGSPKPLHETDDETLDYFLGVMLRAPFRLARDVIPHMQPGSAIINVTSTFAVVGGLRGGAYSAAKGGLTALTLHIACQYGAQGIRSNAVAPGVTVTPMVEHRLEDPGFKKMQTEMTPHTRLGRVEDIAGTVAFLCSPAGSFINGQTIVVDGGWSSTKYLSDFALNSDWVQR
- a CDS encoding AMP-binding protein, yielding MRTARRDSALAAQAYASGLWVSQTLADALAAAARDTPDREVLIDGPVRLDCATLHTRVTELAGAMSARMTAGSVVSFMLPNWHEAAIVYHAATLAGMVANPILPSLRDHELAFILADADVRMIVIPAEFGGHDYAAMLQRVTAAMPAPPTVVVVRGEPHPGQVAFDSLDSEQLTPPVLDPDAVRMILYTSGTTGRPKGVLHSHNSIHALIRQLGEHWRVTPGSVSLVPSPIAHIGGSIYAFEFPILLSTTAVLMDSWDPDAAVALMVGERCTHMAGATPFLQHLLSAAEHAGTRLPYLKVFICGGASVRPALIRSAADYFDNAVITRVYGSTEVPVITVGALGDLDHAADTDGRPGIANVVIAGSGGAGEIRARGPQMLLGYLHPEDEADAFDADGYFRTGDLGHWVDGHHLVVTGRAKDIVIRNGENIAPKEVEDVLLGHPGIREIAIVGVPDPRTGERACAVVVADRLPEPDVTDLRDFLQATGVAKFKWPEEVVVWDSLPKNDAGKVLKHQIRARLVETDG
- a CDS encoding GntR family transcriptional regulator; translation: MTHTESADHRYIQVARTLRKEIVDGVYPVGSQLPTEHELCERFSVSRYTVREALRRLREDNLVSSRPRAGTMVVPRPSSHAYVQDVVSINDLLAFATGARFAIESITMVTVDDELAQRSGLTPGEQWLAVRGFRRAEGADAPVCRTEYYINRAFAAVGRMLQNHTGPIFPLIEDLFGISIVEVRQEISAVQVEVELADALKVEPGTPALEMQRTYTTSDGEIAQVTVNTHPGARFRHSMTMRRVKG